One Candidatus Deferrimicrobiaceae bacterium DNA window includes the following coding sequences:
- a CDS encoding FmdB family zinc ribbon protein, protein MPTYSFECRRCKKKFQEILSFSEYEEGKRKCPKCGSKDVFQVLETFYAKTSRKS, encoded by the coding sequence ATGCCGACCTACTCCTTCGAATGCAGGAGATGCAAGAAAAAATTCCAGGAAATCCTCTCCTTCTCGGAATACGAGGAGGGGAAGCGAAAGTGTCCGAAGTGCGGAAGCAAGGACGTGTTCCAGGTCCTGGAGACCTTCTACGCCAAGACCTCGCGGAAGTCGTAG